From Halorientalis litorea:
CGGCCCTCCTCCGTCGGCGGCGCGACGTGTTCGATGTACGTCGCCACGTCGGGTTCCTCGACCCGAACGCGAACGTGCAGGTCGCCGAGTTCGCTCGGGTTGCCGACGGCGAAGGTGACCACGTCCTCGAAGGCCGCCTGCTTCTTCAGGTCGAAGGCGAGCGTGTCGCCCTCGCGGTTCTCGAGGAACACGTTGCGGGCGGCGTCGAGTATCTCCTGTCTGTGGAGGTGTTCGGAGAACGCCTCCAAGTCGTGGGTCTCGGCGAGGAGTTCACCCGGCCGTTCCTCGATTTCGGCGTTCGGGAAGAGGTTCAGTATCGCGTCGCGGACCCGTTCGGTGACCTCGGTGTCGTTGACCGGGGCCGTCACCTGAACGTCGACGCTGTATATCATGCTTCGAGCGCGCCAGGTCCCTCTCGCACGAGCGCGCGTATCTGCTCGCGGAACCGGTCGAGGCTGTCGGTGTTCTCTATCGTCACGTCCGCCCTGTCCATCACTTCGCCCATCCCGAACCCGAGTTCGCGCTCGTCGCGTTCTTCGAGGCTCTCGGTGTCCGGGTCGTCGCGGCCCCGGTCGTCGAGTCGCTCCCGTCGCGTCTCGAAGGGGGCCTCGATACTCACGAGGACGAACTCCTCGCCGAACCGCTCGCGGAACGCGTCGAGTTCCACGTCCGACCGGAGGCCGTCGACGAGGACGGTGTCGGCGTGGTCGAGTTCGGATTCGAGCATCGGGAGGGATCGCTGTGCGACGGCGGCGGGGCCGTCCTCCTCGCGGAGTCGCTGTGCGACCTCGCCGTGGTGCTGTGCGGGGTCCAACCCCCTGTCGCGGCACTCCTGCCGGATGACATCGCCCATCGTCACGACGGGGATGTCGAGGTCGCGCGCGACGGCGGCGGCCTCACCCTTGCCACTGCCCGGTAACCCGACGGTCCCGATGACGGTCATTGCCCCGGAGTAGTCGGGAGCCGCGCTTAAGGGCTGTGGCTCGCGGGGAACCGCTCGGCCCGTAGCCGCCTCAGATGCGGTCGAGGAAGTAGAGGACGATGAGGACGACGATGAGGAGGCCGAGCACCGGCTGGAGGGGGCCGAGCAGGCCGGCGACGAGTTCGAAGAACTCGCCGACGATTTCCAGCACTATCCAGACGACGACTAACAGGAGCACGATTTT
This genomic window contains:
- a CDS encoding AAA family ATPase; protein product: MTVIGTVGLPGSGKGEAAAVARDLDIPVVTMGDVIRQECRDRGLDPAQHHGEVAQRLREEDGPAAVAQRSLPMLESELDHADTVLVDGLRSDVELDAFRERFGEEFVLVSIEAPFETRRERLDDRGRDDPDTESLEERDERELGFGMGEVMDRADVTIENTDSLDRFREQIRALVREGPGALEA
- a CDS encoding RNA-binding domain-containing protein, whose product is MIYSVDVQVTAPVNDTEVTERVRDAILNLFPNAEIEERPGELLAETHDLEAFSEHLHRQEILDAARNVFLENREGDTLAFDLKKQAAFEDVVTFAVGNPSELGDLHVRVRVEEPDVATYIEHVAPPTEEGRPVDLDDASGDDR
- a CDS encoding DUF7554 family protein; its protein translation is MDSRAALDVDDLLKIVLLLVVVWIVLEIVGEFFELVAGLLGPLQPVLGLLIVVLIVLYFLDRI